One part of the Sorangiineae bacterium MSr11954 genome encodes these proteins:
- a CDS encoding SDR family oxidoreductase → MVTGASRGIGAAIARRLSAEGAAVGIGYVTNRELAEALVRELGGGAFALRADMGDAAEARASIAEAGARYGRIDVLVNNAGVGDHRPLGASDEAVFDRLFAVNVRGPLFASEEALRHFPSAGGRIVHVSSGVSRHAIRGLAVYSATKGALESLARVQTLEWGPRNVTVNVVAPGPIETELHVRSEAHTRALLERTPLGRIGRPEDVAGVVAFLAADDARWITGEVIDVDGGYV, encoded by the coding sequence GTGGTCACCGGGGCTTCCCGGGGCATCGGCGCCGCCATCGCGCGGCGGCTCTCGGCCGAGGGCGCGGCGGTGGGGATTGGCTATGTGACGAACCGCGAGCTCGCCGAGGCGCTGGTCCGCGAGCTCGGAGGTGGCGCCTTCGCCCTTCGCGCGGACATGGGCGACGCGGCGGAGGCGCGCGCGTCGATCGCCGAGGCGGGCGCGCGCTACGGCAGGATCGACGTGCTGGTGAACAACGCCGGAGTGGGCGATCATCGCCCGCTGGGCGCGAGCGACGAGGCGGTGTTCGATCGTCTGTTCGCCGTGAACGTGCGCGGGCCCTTGTTCGCCAGCGAGGAAGCGCTCCGTCACTTCCCGAGCGCGGGCGGGCGGATCGTCCACGTCTCGTCGGGGGTTTCGCGGCATGCCATCCGCGGGCTCGCGGTGTACAGCGCGACCAAGGGCGCGCTCGAGAGCTTGGCGCGCGTGCAGACGCTCGAGTGGGGGCCGCGCAACGTCACCGTCAACGTGGTCGCGCCCGGGCCCATTGAAACGGAGCTTCACGTCCGCTCGGAGGCGCACACCCGGGCGCTCCTGGAGCGAACGCCGCTCGGCCGCATCGGCCGGCCCGAGGACGTGGCGGGGGTCGTGGCGTTCCTCGCCGCAGACGATGCGCGCTGGATCACCGGCGAGGTGATCGACGTCGACGGCGGCTACGTCTGA
- a CDS encoding MFS transporter, whose amino-acid sequence MTLQTEITAENEIAAGAASDVREDPPPRDGAGTKRLSRYATLLFSVACGLAVANVYFSQPLLDAIGAEFDMSQAVLGIVVTITQIGYGLGLLLLVPLGDKLNRRTMITTQSILSAIALTGVGLAPTGPLLLAAMAAIGLLAVVTQVLVAYAATLAAPEQRGHVVGIVTSGIVTGILLARTVAGAIADLAGWRAVYFFSAVLTLVVTTLLYRVLPARDIARVTTPYSKLIASVFTLFVRERVLRMRALFALLIFASTTVLWTPMVLPLRAPPFSLSHTAIGLFGLAGAAGALAAARAGSLADRGYERWVTGGALLLMFVSWLPIYMMSLSLWALVLGVITFDLGLQATHVTNQSTLYHALPPDTHSRLTAGYMIFYSIGCAAGSIASTTAYAHGGWTGVCLLGATLSAIVLAFWVAMTRKG is encoded by the coding sequence ATGACCTTGCAGACCGAAATCACGGCGGAGAACGAGATCGCAGCAGGCGCAGCCAGCGACGTTCGGGAGGATCCCCCTCCGCGCGATGGCGCGGGGACGAAGCGCTTATCGCGCTACGCGACGTTGTTGTTTTCCGTCGCGTGCGGGCTGGCGGTGGCCAACGTCTACTTTTCGCAGCCGCTGCTCGACGCCATCGGGGCGGAGTTCGATATGTCACAAGCCGTGCTCGGCATCGTGGTGACCATCACCCAGATCGGCTACGGCCTGGGGTTGCTGTTGCTGGTGCCGCTCGGCGACAAATTGAACCGGCGCACGATGATCACGACGCAGTCGATCCTGTCGGCCATCGCGCTGACCGGGGTGGGTCTCGCGCCAACCGGTCCCCTGCTGCTCGCGGCCATGGCGGCCATCGGTCTCTTGGCGGTGGTCACGCAGGTGTTGGTCGCGTATGCCGCCACCTTGGCGGCGCCCGAGCAGCGGGGGCACGTGGTCGGCATCGTGACGAGCGGGATCGTGACCGGCATTCTGCTGGCGCGCACGGTGGCCGGCGCCATCGCCGATCTGGCCGGGTGGCGCGCCGTGTACTTCTTTTCGGCCGTCCTCACCTTGGTGGTGACCACCTTGCTCTATCGGGTATTGCCTGCACGCGATATCGCGCGGGTGACCACGCCTTATTCCAAGCTCATTGCGTCCGTCTTCACCCTGTTCGTCCGTGAACGGGTGCTGCGCATGCGCGCCCTCTTTGCGCTCTTGATCTTCGCCTCCACCACCGTCCTTTGGACGCCGATGGTCCTCCCGCTCCGCGCGCCGCCCTTCTCCCTTTCGCATACGGCCATTGGCTTGTTCGGGCTCGCGGGCGCGGCCGGCGCGCTGGCGGCGGCGCGCGCGGGGTCGTTGGCCGATCGCGGCTACGAACGATGGGTGACCGGCGGGGCGCTGCTGCTGATGTTCGTCTCGTGGTTGCCGATCTACATGATGAGCCTATCCCTTTGGGCGCTCGTCTTGGGCGTGATCACGTTCGACCTCGGCCTCCAAGCCACGCACGTGACGAACCAGAGCACCCTTTATCACGCGCTCCCCCCCGACACGCATAGCCGGCTCACGGCGGGCTACATGATCTTCTACTCCATCGGCTGCGCGGCAGGATCCATCGCGTCCACCACCGCCTATGCACATGGCGGGTGGACGGGGGTGTGCCTTTTGGGTGCCACGCTCAGTGCCATCGTGCTGGCGTTCTGGGTTGCCATGACCCGCAAAGGATGA
- a CDS encoding alpha-hydroxy-acid oxidizing protein, with amino-acid sequence MPFASVKDMRREARRRLPRAVFDFFAGGADDEVTLRDNARAFQRWALLPRILRPCPSRHLGVSLWKNDAPLAMPIVAAPTAFHRLAHPEGELGTARALAQADALFIVSMASTVALEDIAAAAHGAAKSGHARLWFQLYVQPDRAFTARLIRRAEAAGFEALVITVDSPVFGRRDRDWRNGFFDLPAGLSCETLREPQGDGQLGPPRPIAFSAAFSWSIVDEVRKMTSLPIVLKGILHPADALLALEHEVSAIYISNHGGRQLDGAPATLDVLPAIARVVAGRLPILVDGGVRRGTDVLKALALGANAVGVGRSLLWGLATEGPDGVARVLAMLRDELDRALAMCGCSSLDEVSPALVGPRREPLK; translated from the coding sequence ATGCCGTTCGCGTCGGTGAAGGACATGAGGCGAGAAGCCCGGCGCCGGCTGCCGCGCGCGGTCTTCGACTTCTTCGCGGGCGGCGCCGATGACGAGGTCACCTTGCGCGACAACGCGCGGGCGTTCCAGCGCTGGGCGCTCCTGCCTCGCATCCTTCGACCTTGCCCTTCACGCCATTTGGGGGTGTCGCTCTGGAAGAACGACGCCCCGCTGGCGATGCCCATCGTCGCCGCGCCCACGGCCTTTCATCGCCTCGCGCACCCGGAGGGCGAGCTCGGAACCGCGCGCGCCCTGGCCCAGGCCGATGCCCTCTTCATCGTGAGCATGGCGTCGACGGTGGCCCTGGAGGACATCGCCGCGGCGGCCCATGGCGCCGCAAAGAGCGGGCACGCGCGGCTCTGGTTTCAGCTGTACGTTCAGCCCGATCGCGCGTTCACGGCGAGGTTGATCCGGCGCGCGGAGGCCGCGGGCTTCGAGGCGTTGGTCATCACCGTCGACTCGCCCGTGTTCGGGCGCCGCGATCGCGATTGGCGAAATGGCTTTTTCGATCTTCCCGCGGGGCTCTCTTGCGAAACCTTGCGTGAACCGCAGGGCGATGGACAGCTCGGCCCCCCGCGCCCCATCGCATTTTCGGCGGCCTTCTCCTGGTCCATCGTGGACGAAGTGCGCAAAATGACCTCGCTCCCCATCGTGCTCAAAGGCATTTTGCACCCCGCCGACGCGCTGCTCGCGCTCGAGCACGAGGTCTCGGCCATTTACATATCGAACCACGGCGGACGGCAGCTCGATGGAGCTCCCGCGACCCTCGACGTGCTGCCGGCCATCGCCCGGGTGGTGGCCGGGCGTTTACCGATCCTCGTCGACGGCGGCGTGCGCCGCGGAACGGACGTGCTCAAGGCCTTGGCCCTGGGCGCGAACGCCGTGGGCGTGGGGCGCTCCTTGTTGTGGGGGCTCGCCACCGAAGGTCCGGACGGCGTGGCGCGCGTGCTCGCGATGCTGCGCGACGAGCTCGATCGGGCGCTCGCCATGTGCGGGTGCAGCTCGCTCGACGAGGTGAGCCCGGCCCTCGTAGGCCCTCGACGGGAGCCCCTGAAATGA
- a CDS encoding cytochrome P450: protein MIGLGSTFAAVAAVCVLGTLPGWLPALVVRLRMKIFTRINGDEGLSIPGERVGLDRYRQVYAHPAANGRSHGAALSDLFWYWLSPGAEIHQEHLEAGERYEDVARTTRRILALARKDAERLADHCVDRVLDAHAHDARGTRAVRLRDLMMPIWARFYYEVVFGAPCPSHACALIVGNAHDVVTSLKCCGLRHMARRHRLTAFLRDALARGEVPHELPEGLTEEERAYYLQGVFFNTAIVQMSEAMTHLLLAIAQHPNVQADLHARMHDDRAFDAVIAETLRVYPLFGIAHRITTDDIALEGGDVLPKGSVLCFNYPEYHRAGFEDPDRFDPARWDRLSPREAREANYIPFGVAANRPCPAQAVALTTMRAVARGILRRYVLRSSATHTRSIPNRGPCLLVPREAREHASSSPARSLRARLAWMRFCDRWEDVGRSFVQLVLGTYMVWDAKRLRLCERHFERQRLSSETTPQPLARSGGCPWTTR, encoded by the coding sequence ATGATCGGGCTCGGCTCGACCTTCGCGGCGGTGGCGGCCGTGTGCGTTCTCGGGACCTTGCCCGGATGGCTCCCCGCGCTGGTGGTGCGCCTGCGGATGAAGATCTTCACGCGCATCAATGGCGACGAGGGGCTCTCCATTCCAGGCGAGCGCGTCGGCCTCGATCGATACCGGCAGGTCTACGCGCACCCCGCCGCGAACGGCCGCAGCCACGGCGCGGCGCTCTCCGATCTGTTCTGGTATTGGCTTTCGCCCGGGGCCGAGATTCACCAGGAACACCTCGAGGCCGGCGAGCGCTACGAGGACGTCGCGCGCACCACGCGCCGCATTCTGGCATTGGCCCGAAAGGACGCCGAGCGCCTCGCGGACCACTGCGTCGATCGCGTCTTGGACGCGCACGCGCACGACGCCAGAGGCACCCGCGCGGTGCGCCTCCGCGATCTCATGATGCCCATTTGGGCGCGGTTCTATTACGAAGTGGTCTTTGGCGCCCCGTGCCCGAGCCACGCGTGCGCGCTCATCGTCGGCAACGCCCACGACGTGGTGACCTCGCTCAAATGTTGCGGCCTGCGCCATATGGCGAGGCGCCACCGCCTGACCGCGTTCCTGCGCGACGCGCTCGCGCGCGGCGAGGTGCCGCACGAGCTGCCCGAGGGCCTTACGGAGGAGGAGCGAGCCTATTATCTGCAAGGCGTCTTCTTCAACACCGCCATCGTGCAGATGTCGGAGGCCATGACGCACCTTTTGCTCGCCATCGCGCAGCACCCGAACGTGCAGGCCGACCTTCACGCCCGCATGCACGACGATCGCGCGTTCGATGCGGTCATCGCCGAGACCCTCCGCGTCTATCCGCTGTTCGGCATCGCGCATCGCATTACCACGGACGACATTGCTTTGGAGGGCGGCGATGTGCTCCCCAAAGGATCGGTGCTCTGCTTCAATTATCCCGAGTACCACCGCGCCGGGTTCGAGGATCCGGATCGGTTCGATCCGGCGCGATGGGATCGTCTGTCGCCGCGCGAGGCGCGCGAGGCGAATTACATCCCATTCGGGGTGGCGGCCAACCGGCCTTGCCCGGCCCAGGCCGTCGCGCTCACCACCATGCGGGCGGTGGCGCGGGGCATCCTTCGCCGTTACGTTTTGCGTTCGTCGGCCACGCACACCCGGTCGATTCCCAACCGCGGGCCCTGCCTTCTGGTTCCGCGCGAGGCCCGCGAACATGCGAGCTCGAGCCCGGCGCGATCGCTCCGCGCGCGGCTCGCCTGGATGCGCTTCTGCGATCGCTGGGAGGACGTCGGGCGCAGCTTCGTTCAGCTGGTGCTCGGCACGTACATGGTTTGGGACGCCAAGCGCCTCCGCCTTTGCGAGCGCCATTTCGAACGGCAGCGGCTCTCCTCGGAGACGACGCCGCAGCCGCTCGCCCGATCCGGAGGATGCCCATGGACGACGCGATGA
- a CDS encoding MerR family transcriptional regulator, producing MAPRPRKPKVRLDIRKLAELAGVAPSALRYYEREGLLEPAGRAAGRRYYDEKGLLQLAAIEYWQEAGFTLSEMSRLFDESASGMAEVKELAKERIAELDRLIEHATTVRGLLQHVTTCTHAKMSQCPDYRAHMRRRADAMQSGTYSRAIHALQPIHRIASLSRTGARRGSGRGPAGA from the coding sequence ATGGCCCCGCGCCCTCGAAAGCCGAAGGTTCGCCTCGATATCCGAAAATTGGCAGAGCTGGCGGGGGTGGCGCCATCGGCCCTTCGCTATTACGAGCGCGAAGGTTTGTTGGAGCCGGCGGGGCGGGCTGCGGGGCGCCGGTATTACGATGAGAAGGGGCTGCTCCAGCTGGCGGCCATCGAATATTGGCAGGAGGCGGGGTTTACGCTGAGCGAGATGAGCAGGCTGTTCGACGAGTCGGCGAGCGGCATGGCGGAGGTCAAAGAGCTCGCCAAGGAGCGCATCGCCGAGCTGGATCGGCTCATCGAGCACGCCACCACCGTTCGCGGGCTGCTGCAGCACGTCACGACGTGCACGCACGCGAAGATGAGCCAGTGCCCGGACTACCGCGCCCACATGCGAAGGCGGGCAGACGCCATGCAGTCGGGCACGTATTCACGCGCGATCCATGCGCTGCAGCCCATTCACCGGATCGCCTCCCTGAGCCGGACCGGCGCCCGCCGTGGTTCGGGACGTGGGCCCGCCGGCGCGTGA
- a CDS encoding NAD(P)-binding domain-containing protein gives MDYVVIGAGPAGLQLGYFLERAKRDFVILEAGEGPGTFFQTYPRHRTLISINKKYTGSDDAELNLRNDWNSLLSDRADLLFTQYTDRYFPAAPDLVRYLGDFAARTNLPIRYGTRVVRVERDGEGFRVTDQAGQTYRARGVIVATGVSKPYIPPIPGIETADCYDAVSVDPREFIDKRVLILGKGNSAFETADNLVPTAAVIHVAGPSSVKLAWRTHFVGHLRAVNNNFLDTYQLKSQNAVLDGHVQRIVRDESGYRVTVTFSRANELAKEIRYDRVIVCTGFRLDTSIFAPECLPTLVHKDRFPAQTSAYESVNVPGLYFAGTLMQVRDFKKSTSGFIHGFRYGVRSLFRILEQRYFGAAWPALELAADPAALADAVLGRVNRSSALWQQFTFMGDLITVDESARARYREELPVDYVRDEFGREASAFVVTLEYGPDHDKVDPFDIDVVRVAQDDSERAFDARYLHPVVRHYRHGKLAATHHVAENLENDWTAEAAHRRPLRTFFEKCLHAANEDALPKPGAASASAPA, from the coding sequence ATGGACTACGTTGTGATCGGTGCAGGTCCGGCAGGGCTTCAGCTCGGCTATTTTCTCGAGCGGGCAAAGCGGGATTTCGTCATTTTGGAGGCCGGCGAGGGCCCCGGAACGTTCTTCCAAACGTATCCCCGCCATCGAACGCTCATCTCGATCAACAAGAAGTACACGGGCTCGGACGACGCGGAGCTCAACCTTCGCAACGATTGGAATTCGCTCCTCAGTGATCGCGCCGATCTTCTGTTTACGCAATATACCGATCGCTATTTTCCGGCTGCGCCCGATCTCGTCCGCTACCTCGGAGATTTTGCCGCCCGGACGAACTTGCCCATTCGCTATGGCACCCGCGTGGTGCGCGTCGAGCGGGATGGAGAGGGCTTTCGCGTCACCGATCAGGCAGGGCAGACCTATCGCGCGCGTGGCGTGATCGTCGCCACCGGCGTGTCGAAGCCCTATATCCCACCGATCCCTGGGATTGAGACGGCCGATTGCTACGATGCGGTGTCGGTCGACCCCCGCGAGTTCATCGACAAGCGCGTGCTGATCCTGGGCAAAGGGAACTCGGCATTCGAGACCGCCGACAACCTGGTCCCCACGGCGGCCGTCATTCATGTGGCGGGCCCCAGCTCGGTGAAGCTCGCCTGGCGGACGCACTTCGTCGGTCACCTGCGGGCAGTGAACAACAATTTCCTGGATACGTATCAGCTCAAGTCGCAAAATGCCGTTCTCGATGGGCACGTGCAGCGCATCGTGCGGGACGAGTCGGGCTACCGCGTGACCGTCACCTTCTCGCGCGCCAATGAGCTCGCGAAGGAGATCCGGTATGACCGGGTCATCGTTTGCACGGGATTTCGCCTCGATACATCCATCTTTGCGCCCGAGTGTCTTCCTACCCTCGTTCACAAAGACCGCTTTCCCGCGCAAACGTCCGCGTACGAGTCGGTCAATGTGCCCGGGCTTTATTTCGCCGGTACCTTGATGCAAGTGCGCGACTTCAAAAAGTCGACGAGCGGCTTCATTCACGGCTTCCGCTACGGTGTTCGCTCCCTGTTTCGTATTCTCGAACAAAGGTACTTCGGCGCTGCGTGGCCCGCGCTCGAGCTGGCGGCCGATCCCGCGGCGCTCGCCGATGCCGTGCTCGGGCGGGTCAATCGCAGCTCGGCGCTGTGGCAGCAATTTACGTTCATGGGCGATCTCATCACCGTGGATGAAAGCGCCCGCGCGCGCTACCGCGAGGAGCTGCCGGTCGACTACGTGCGCGACGAATTCGGGCGCGAGGCCAGCGCATTCGTCGTGACCTTGGAGTACGGTCCCGACCACGACAAGGTCGACCCCTTCGACATCGACGTGGTGCGCGTCGCCCAGGACGACTCCGAGCGCGCGTTCGATGCGCGGTACCTGCACCCGGTCGTGCGTCATTATCGGCATGGCAAGCTCGCGGCCACGCACCACGTGGCCGAAAACTTGGAGAACGATTGGACCGCCGAGGCGGCACACCGAAGACCGCTTCGAACGTTCTTCGAGAAATGCCTCCACGCGGCGAACGAAGACGCGCTTCCAAAGCCAGGAGCGGCGTCGGCTTCCGCGCCCGCCTGA
- a CDS encoding helix-turn-helix transcriptional regulator, with protein sequence MRRKSLEGAVCPVARSLDAIGDWWSLLIVRDAIEGVQRFGEFQRSLGLAKSILATRLRLLMANGILEHVPSDDGGAHGRYVLTEKGRGLFHVIVALRQWGEHHWYEPGEPRSVFLLDRTHGRPVRTLELRSEDDRVLGADDVQVVKKRLPPASAPASSRRRRKARMAN encoded by the coding sequence GTGAGAAGAAAGAGTCTGGAAGGTGCGGTGTGCCCCGTTGCGCGCTCGCTCGACGCCATCGGCGACTGGTGGTCGCTCTTGATCGTGCGCGACGCCATCGAAGGGGTGCAGCGGTTTGGCGAGTTTCAGCGGAGCTTGGGGCTTGCAAAGAGCATCCTGGCCACCCGCCTGCGGCTCCTCATGGCCAATGGGATCCTCGAGCATGTCCCCTCCGACGACGGAGGCGCGCATGGCCGGTACGTGCTGACCGAGAAAGGGCGCGGGCTGTTTCACGTCATCGTCGCCCTGCGCCAATGGGGCGAGCACCACTGGTACGAGCCCGGCGAACCGCGCTCCGTGTTCCTCCTCGATCGCACCCACGGCCGTCCGGTCCGCACGTTGGAGCTGCGCTCCGAGGACGACCGGGTCCTCGGCGCCGACGACGTCCAGGTGGTGAAAAAGAGACTCCCGCCCGCGTCCGCACCCGCTTCTTCGCGCCGGAGACGAAAGGCGCGGATGGCGAACTAG
- a CDS encoding MBL fold metallo-hydrolase — protein sequence MNEKKRAMCFAALVGVLASSGCASAEHAPKGAGGAGGANGTDTMDVVDVTEVQLIRSATVAIHYRSAGRRNIKILVDPILGDPNTEPAIDYSNGIKIPMIPLLIDKRQLIADIDAVLLTHYHPDHFDGEAERILPKDTLIFCQPYDEARLREKGFSNLRVVDKESRWEGITISRFLATHYKGATGAPPFGESSSFLLRTRNNGVFFTGDAILDDRLRGHLRATHPETIVANTGECQFTKDNPVLMPGVTMTLTSAELAEMARSLPSSTIVAVHMDAINHCPLTKRDLRRFVDANGLRDHIRVPNEGDVLVARAGAPSK from the coding sequence ATGAACGAGAAGAAGCGGGCCATGTGTTTCGCGGCCCTGGTTGGTGTGCTTGCATCATCGGGATGCGCGTCGGCGGAACATGCACCAAAGGGCGCGGGAGGCGCCGGCGGCGCGAACGGAACGGACACGATGGACGTGGTCGACGTGACCGAGGTGCAGCTCATTCGGAGCGCCACGGTGGCCATTCACTACCGGAGCGCGGGTCGGAGAAACATCAAGATCCTGGTCGACCCCATTCTAGGCGATCCGAACACCGAACCAGCCATCGATTATTCGAATGGGATTAAGATACCCATGATCCCTTTACTTATCGACAAGCGGCAATTGATCGCGGATATCGACGCAGTCTTGCTGACACACTACCACCCCGATCATTTCGACGGGGAGGCCGAGAGGATTCTGCCCAAGGACACGCTCATCTTCTGCCAGCCGTACGACGAGGCCAGGCTGCGTGAAAAAGGGTTCTCGAACCTGCGCGTGGTGGACAAAGAATCCCGCTGGGAAGGCATCACGATTTCCAGGTTCCTGGCGACCCACTACAAAGGCGCGACCGGGGCGCCGCCGTTCGGCGAGTCGTCTTCGTTCCTCTTGAGAACGAGGAACAATGGGGTCTTCTTCACGGGCGACGCCATCCTCGACGATCGATTGAGAGGTCATTTGCGCGCAACCCACCCGGAGACGATCGTCGCGAACACGGGGGAGTGCCAGTTCACGAAAGACAATCCGGTGCTGATGCCCGGCGTCACCATGACGCTCACGAGCGCCGAGCTCGCGGAGATGGCGCGAAGTTTACCGTCGTCGACGATCGTCGCCGTGCACATGGACGCCATCAACCATTGCCCGCTGACGAAGCGCGATTTGAGACGATTCGTCGACGCCAACGGGCTCCGCGACCATATCCGCGTGCCGAACGAGGGCGATGTGCTCGTGGCGCGCGCGGGGGCGCCTTCGAAATAG